A stretch of Planococcus citri chromosome 5, ihPlaCitr1.1, whole genome shotgun sequence DNA encodes these proteins:
- the LOC135848794 gene encoding uncharacterized protein LOC135848794 isoform X1 has product MAEITSDVFDIFHPTPVALRELSAIAISLEIWRCEINKYRSSNTLNEFRPFGDPTISSKTLIRDLPSIIYRMIDKYAKIFGDSINYWLWRHHTAVFHFHYGNENSVLEYFEDFVCDYDGTIDYERTAKRMMQCDRFDVHQKFLIACTYCFKDDIIRIWPFGLEKTDSLYERYSENSRFTYWIDFIGNDIKITEPPIEECMFDEFMSHNRSSLEYFWNLVSSENRLRKAIELFIADLPSFVRFILPKLDDQQLTGFLHKAGCELLYALLKNSCYDEEVALSTWIYVKNAMNEIAFTNLIMKVVQSEVRGSCVSSVLDVDDYDYDWPDEHCVDGRRDLDRFVQLCLEIWNTAGENLKRSAVRDITSNDRLFVDIFFCIGYPPISREFKFLFAVLSHATYEQKNAFWHNCWQYLITKTWVEDLDKIMRLCFRDEDEIFQFKKNIMADDEEALDYCSTLLTLAYFEELNQFAKFLLPEMQAARNFKQKILRLAFLNDRFNDSCIEIVKKRKEFDEFIKDAYGSVDLSTDFKNELMSSPSVQRRLSIDALYVPIEQLIEFIDTFVSTERILLGIKSRMIDYLKANAADFKLTKSESSFTSLLSWCLEGNEEISKYMS; this is encoded by the coding sequence ATGGCTGAAATCACTTCTGACgtgttcgatatttttcatccaACTCCAGTTGCTCTGAGAGAGTTATCAGCGATCGCCATTAGCCTCGAAATATGGCGCtgcgaaataaataaataccgtTCGAGCAATACATTGAACGAGTTTCGTCCATTTGGGGATCCTACAATCTCATCGAAAACCCTGATTCGCGATTTGCCTTCAATAATTTATCGTATGATTGataaatatgccaaaatatttgGAGATTCGATTAATTACTGGCTATGGAGACATCATACCGcagtatttcattttcattacggCAATGAAAACTCTGTTTTGGAATACTTCGAAGATTTTGTATGCGATTACGACGGAACCATTGATTACGAGAGGACTGCCAAACGAATGATGCAGTGTGATCGATTTGATGTGCATCAAAAGTTCTTAATTGCTTGTACGTATTGTTTCAAAGACGATATCATACGAATTTGGCCATTTGGATTGGAAAAGACGGACTCGCTGTATGAAAGATATTCTGAAAATTCGCGATTTACGTATTGGATTGATTTTATCGGAAATGATATCAAGATAACCGAACCTCCTATCGAAGAATGTATGTTTGATGAATTCATGTCTCACAACAGATCATCTTTGGAATATTTCTGGAATCTTGTCTCATCGGAAAATCGTCTGCGGAAAGCTATCGAGCTTTTTATCGCTGATTTACCTTCGTTTGTTAGATTCATATTGCCAAAATTGGATGATCAACAGCTCACTGGATTTCTTCATAAAGCTGGCTGCGAATTGTTATAcgctttgttgaaaaattcttgttaCGATGAAGAAGTGGCTCTATCGACATGGATTTACGTTAAAAATGCAATGAACGAGATCGCTTTCACAAATTTAATCATGAAAGTGGTGCAAAGTGAGGTTAGGGGAAGCTGTGTGAGTTCCGTATTGGATGTTGATGACTATGATTATGATTGGCCAGACGAACATTGTGTCGATGGGAGACGCGATCTTGATAGGTTTGTTCAATTATGTTTGGAAATATGGAACACTgctggtgaaaatttgaaacgttcGGCTGTCAGAGACATTACATCGAATGATCGATTATTTGTAGACATATTCTTCTGCATTGGATATCCACCAATCTCGAGAGAATTTAAGTTCTTATTCGCTGTCCTCTCTCACGCCACCTATGAGCAGAAGAACGCTTTCTGGCATAATTGCTGGCAATATTTGATTACTAAAACATGGGTCGAAGATTTAGATAAAATAATGCGGCTATGTTTTCGAGACGAAGATGAGATATTTCAATTCAAGAAAAACATCATGGCCGATGACGAAGAGGCGCTTGATTATTGTAGTACTTTACTAACCTTGGCTTATTTCGAGGAATTGAATCaattcgcgaaatttttacTGCCGGAAATGCAAGCAGCGAGaaattttaaacagaaaattCTGAGGTTAGCGTTTCTCAATGATCGATTTAATGATTCTTGCATAGAGATCGTCAAGAAACGAAAAGAGTTCGATGAATTTATTAAAGATGCATATGGCAGTGTCGATCTGTCTACAGACTTCAAAAATGAGCTGATGTCGTCACCGTCGGTCCAAAGGAGATTATCAATTGATgctttatatgtacctatagaaCAGCTTATTGAGTTTATTGACACTTTTGTCTCGACGGAGCGAATTCTTCTGGGGATAAAATCTCGTATGATTGATTACTTAAAGGCAAATGCAGCAGATTTTAAACTCACAAAATCGGAATCTTCGTTCACCTCTCTTTTATCGTGGTGTTTGGAAGGTaatgaggaaatttcaaaatacatgaGCTGA
- the LOC135848793 gene encoding uncharacterized protein LOC135848793 isoform X3, translating into MAETASDVFDIFHPTPVTLRELSAIVISLEIWRCEINKYRSSNTLLEFRPSRELISLKTTLVPDLPTVIYPMIDKYVKIFGDSMKGWLWRYHWRIFQFHFNDQNWVLEFFEDFAYDYDGGIHYARTAERMMRCDRFDLDQKFLIACTYCFEENIRQIWPFVNDTYWEDDTFIENPEFKYWILFLVDDYRIPDPSVEEYLFDEVISHFRPSLEYFWNVIPSENRLPKAIDVYNSDLPSFVRFMLPKLDDQQLNEFLLKNGCELLYALLKNSRYDEEVVIWTWIYVKNAMNEIAFTNLIKKMVQSEVRGVCVVSELDQEKFKLVPDDVYDDRDLDHFVQLCFEIWNTANENLKRSAARDIASNSRLFEVIFNVTGVPPTSREYKFSMAVLSYATYEQRNAFWHTCWQYLIHKTRVEDLDKIMRLCLRDEDEITQFKKNIMANDVEVLVFCSTLLSVTYFDELNKFVRFLLPEMQATRNFKQRLLRCTFLSNEFREISTKIIMKPKEFDEFIKDAYDSVDQSTDFKNELMSSPSVQTSLSINALLVPIEQLIEFINTLVSTERILVEVKTGMINFLKGGSADYKCVVPKSTFTSLLSWCLEGNEEVSKFELSYL; encoded by the coding sequence ATGGCTGAAACAGCTTCTGACgtgttcgatatttttcatccaACTCCAGTTACCCTGAGGGAGTTATCAGCGATCGTCATTAGCCTCGAAATATGGCGTtgcgaaataaataaataccgtTCGAGCAATACATTGTTAGAGTTTCGTCCATCTCGTGAACTTATCTCATTGAAAACTACACTCGTTCCTGATTTGCCCACTGTGATTTATCCTATGATTGAtaaatatgtcaaaatatttggAGATTCGATGAAAGGCTGGCTATGGAGATATCATTggagaatatttcaatttcatttcaacgatcAGAACTGGGTTTTGGAATTCTTCGAAGATTTCGCGTACGATTACGACGGTGGTATTCATTACGCGAGAACTgccgaacgtatgatgcgtTGTGATCGATTTGATCtagatcaaaaatttctaatcgcTTGCACGTATTGTTTCGAAGAAAATATCAGACAAATTTGGCCATTTGTGAATGATACGTACTGGGAGGATGACACATTTATTGAAAACCCGGAATTCAAGTACTGGATTCTTTTTCTCGTAGATGATTATAGAATACCCGATCCTTCTGTCGAAGAATATTTGTTTGATGAAGTCATATCCCACTTCAGACCATCTCTGGAATATTTCTGGAATGTTATTCCATCGGAAAATCGTTTGCCGAAAGCTATCGATGTTTATAACTCTGATTTACCATCGTTTGTTCGATTCATGTTGCCGAAATTGGACGATCAACAGCTCAATGAATTTCTTCTTAAAAATGGATGTGAATTGCTGTAtgctttgttgaaaaattctcgttATGATGAAGAAGTGGTTATATGGACGTGGATTTACGTTAAAAACGCCATGAACGAGATTGCTTTCACAAATCTGATCAAGAAAATGGTGCAAAGTGAGGTTAGAGGAGTCTGCGTGGTTTCCGAATTGGatcaagaaaaatttaaattagtgCCGGACGATGTCTATGATGATCGTGACCTTGATCATTTTGTTCAATTATGTTTTGAAATATGGAATActgcaaatgaaaatttaaaacgttCGGCTGCCAGAGACATTGCATCGAATAGCAGATTATTTGAAGTCATATTCAACGTTACTGGAGTTCCGCCAACCTCGAGAGAATATAAGTTCTCGATGGCCGTTCTTTCTTACGCCACCTATGAGCAGAGGAACGCTTTCTGGCATACTTGCTGGCAATATCTGATTCATAAAACACGGGTCGAAGATTTAGATAAAATAATGCGGTTGTGTTTACGAGATGAAGATGAGATAACTCAATTTAAGAAAAACATCATGGCCAATGACGTAGAGGTACTTGTTTTTTGTAGTACTTTACTAAGCGTTACGTATTTtgacgaattgaataaattcgtgaGATTTTTACTACCAGAAATGCAAGCaacgagaaatttcaaacagCGACTACTCCGGTGTACTTTTCTCAGTAATGAATTTCGTGAAATTAGCACAAAGATCATCATGAAACCAAAAGAGTTCGATGAATTTATTAAAGATGCTTATGACAGTGTCGATCAGTCCACAgactttaaaaatgagctaatgTCGTCACCTTCAGTCCAAACAAGTTTATCAATCAATGCTTTACTTGTACCTATAGAACAGCTTATCGAGTTCATTAACACTTTAGTCTCGACTGAGCGAATTCTTGTCGAGGTAAAAACTggtatgatcaattttttaaagggaGGTTCAGCTGATTATAAATGTGTGGTACCGAAATCGACGTTCACTTCTCTTTTATCTTGGTGTCTGGAAGGTAATgaggaagtttcaaaatttgagctgaGCTACTTATGA
- the LOC135848793 gene encoding uncharacterized protein LOC135848793 isoform X1 gives MIDYEFAYENKFGLKSCPDQELQMAETASDVFDIFHPTPVTLRELSAIVISLEIWRCEINKYRSSNTLLEFRPSRELISLKTTLVPDLPTVIYPMIDKYVKIFGDSMKGWLWRYHWRIFQFHFNDQNWVLEFFEDFAYDYDGGIHYARTAERMMRCDRFDLDQKFLIACTYCFEENIRQIWPFVNDTYWEDDTFIENPEFKYWILFLVDDYRIPDPSVEEYLFDEVISHFRPSLEYFWNVIPSENRLPKAIDVYNSDLPSFVRFMLPKLDDQQLNEFLLKNGCELLYALLKNSRYDEEVVIWTWIYVKNAMNEIAFTNLIKKMVQSEVRGVCVVSELDQEKFKLVPDDVYDDRDLDHFVQLCFEIWNTANENLKRSAARDIASNSRLFEVIFNVTGVPPTSREYKFSMAVLSYATYEQRNAFWHTCWQYLIHKTRVEDLDKIMRLCLRDEDEITQFKKNIMANDVEVLVFCSTLLSVTYFDELNKFVRFLLPEMQATRNFKQRLLRCTFLSNEFREISTKIIMKPKEFDEFIKDAYDSVDQSTDFKNELMSSPSVQTSLSINALLVPIEQLIEFINTLVSTERILVEVKTGMINFLKGGSADYKCVVPKSTFTSLLSWCLEGNEEVSKFELSYL, from the exons atgatagATTATGAattcgcgtatgagaataa GTTTGGATTGAAATCGTGTCCTGATCAAGAATTGCAAATGGCTGAAACAGCTTCTGACgtgttcgatatttttcatccaACTCCAGTTACCCTGAGGGAGTTATCAGCGATCGTCATTAGCCTCGAAATATGGCGTtgcgaaataaataaataccgtTCGAGCAATACATTGTTAGAGTTTCGTCCATCTCGTGAACTTATCTCATTGAAAACTACACTCGTTCCTGATTTGCCCACTGTGATTTATCCTATGATTGAtaaatatgtcaaaatatttggAGATTCGATGAAAGGCTGGCTATGGAGATATCATTggagaatatttcaatttcatttcaacgatcAGAACTGGGTTTTGGAATTCTTCGAAGATTTCGCGTACGATTACGACGGTGGTATTCATTACGCGAGAACTgccgaacgtatgatgcgtTGTGATCGATTTGATCtagatcaaaaatttctaatcgcTTGCACGTATTGTTTCGAAGAAAATATCAGACAAATTTGGCCATTTGTGAATGATACGTACTGGGAGGATGACACATTTATTGAAAACCCGGAATTCAAGTACTGGATTCTTTTTCTCGTAGATGATTATAGAATACCCGATCCTTCTGTCGAAGAATATTTGTTTGATGAAGTCATATCCCACTTCAGACCATCTCTGGAATATTTCTGGAATGTTATTCCATCGGAAAATCGTTTGCCGAAAGCTATCGATGTTTATAACTCTGATTTACCATCGTTTGTTCGATTCATGTTGCCGAAATTGGACGATCAACAGCTCAATGAATTTCTTCTTAAAAATGGATGTGAATTGCTGTAtgctttgttgaaaaattctcgttATGATGAAGAAGTGGTTATATGGACGTGGATTTACGTTAAAAACGCCATGAACGAGATTGCTTTCACAAATCTGATCAAGAAAATGGTGCAAAGTGAGGTTAGAGGAGTCTGCGTGGTTTCCGAATTGGatcaagaaaaatttaaattagtgCCGGACGATGTCTATGATGATCGTGACCTTGATCATTTTGTTCAATTATGTTTTGAAATATGGAATActgcaaatgaaaatttaaaacgttCGGCTGCCAGAGACATTGCATCGAATAGCAGATTATTTGAAGTCATATTCAACGTTACTGGAGTTCCGCCAACCTCGAGAGAATATAAGTTCTCGATGGCCGTTCTTTCTTACGCCACCTATGAGCAGAGGAACGCTTTCTGGCATACTTGCTGGCAATATCTGATTCATAAAACACGGGTCGAAGATTTAGATAAAATAATGCGGTTGTGTTTACGAGATGAAGATGAGATAACTCAATTTAAGAAAAACATCATGGCCAATGACGTAGAGGTACTTGTTTTTTGTAGTACTTTACTAAGCGTTACGTATTTtgacgaattgaataaattcgtgaGATTTTTACTACCAGAAATGCAAGCaacgagaaatttcaaacagCGACTACTCCGGTGTACTTTTCTCAGTAATGAATTTCGTGAAATTAGCACAAAGATCATCATGAAACCAAAAGAGTTCGATGAATTTATTAAAGATGCTTATGACAGTGTCGATCAGTCCACAgactttaaaaatgagctaatgTCGTCACCTTCAGTCCAAACAAGTTTATCAATCAATGCTTTACTTGTACCTATAGAACAGCTTATCGAGTTCATTAACACTTTAGTCTCGACTGAGCGAATTCTTGTCGAGGTAAAAACTggtatgatcaattttttaaagggaGGTTCAGCTGATTATAAATGTGTGGTACCGAAATCGACGTTCACTTCTCTTTTATCTTGGTGTCTGGAAGGTAATgaggaagtttcaaaatttgagctgaGCTACTTATGA
- the LOC135848801 gene encoding uncharacterized protein LOC135848801 isoform X2, translating into MAEITSDVFDIFHPTPVPLRELSAIVISLEIWRCEMNKHRSSDTLKEFSPSGELISLKTILVPDLPSVIYPMIDKYVKIFGHSMNGWLQIHYRIVFHFHYGDENSVLEYFEDFVCDYDGSIHYERTAKRMMHCDRFDVHQKFLIASTYCFEDDIVRIWPLGLKKTDSMYVNYSKNSHFKYWSYFLENVPMEDDVVEEVMFRDFMPLNGPSMKYFWNRVPPENRLQKAINVFARNLRSFVRYILPKLDHQQLDEFLMQDGCELMYALLKNAIYDEEVVLRTWAYVKNATNEIVFANLIAIILKCEFTGYCVRSKSESNKDDRDLENFLNLCLEVWNSAPENLKRSAVEKIALNNALYDDFLFVIRLPPHWREFKFLLAILPYATYEKRNAFWHSGWHRLIYEIRGEDLHEIMKLCFQNDDEVTQFKKNVMANNNSVLDLCAFLLRDTYFNGLNDFVSFLLPEIQAARNFKQQLLQSTFFKDRHFYFSKIFIQKSKEFDEFISGAYNDVDVAKNFKNQFVSLPSIQKRILDCASFVPIEQLIKFTDLFVSNEEILLQIETRIVDFSKKRNDFLESMSK; encoded by the coding sequence ATGGCTGAAATCACTTCCGACGtcttcgatatttttcatccaACTCCAGTTCCCCTGCGAGAGTTATCAGCGATCGTCATCAGTCTCGAAATATGGCGCTGCGAAATGAATAAACACCGTTCGAGCGATACATTGAAAGAGTTTAGTCCATCTGGTGAACTTATCTCATTGAAAACTATACTCGTTCCTGATTTGCCGTCTGTGATTTATCCCATGATTGAtaaatatgtcaaaatatttggACATTCGATGAATGGCTGGCTACAGATCCATTACAGAatagtatttcattttcattacggTGATGAAAACTCTGTTTTGGAATACTTCGAAGATTTCGTGTGCGATTACGACGGATCCATTCATTACGAGAGAACTGCCAAACGTATGATGCATTGTGATCGATTTGATGTGCATCAAAAGTTCCTAATTGCTAGTACGTATTGTTTCGAAGACGATATCGTACGAATTTGGCCACTTGGATTGAAAAAGACGGACTCGATGTATGTAAACTATTCTAAAAATTCGCATTTCAAGTACTGGAgttattttctcgaaaatgttccCATGGAAGACGACGTGGTCGAAGAAGTGATGTTTCGTGACTTCATGCCTCTCAATGGACCAtctatgaaatatttttggaatcgtgtTCCACCTGAAAATCGTTTACAAAAAGCTATCAATGTTTTTGCCCGTAATTTACGATCGTTTGTTCgatacattttaccaaaattggacCATCAGCAGCTCGATGAATTTCTCATGCAGGATGGTTGTGAATTGATGTATGCTCTGTTGAAAAATGCTATTTATGATGAAGAGGTTGTCTTACGTACGTGGGCATATGTTAAAAATGCTACGAACGAAATTGTTTTTGCAAATCTGATTGCGATAATATTGAAATGCGAGTTTACGGGTTACTGCGTGCGCTCCAAATCCGAATCGAATAAGGATGACCGTGATTTGGAAAACTTTCTTAATTTATGTCTTGAAGTATGGAACAGTGCTCCGGAAAACTTGAAACGTTCGGCtgttgaaaaaatcgcattGAATAATGCATTATATGACGACTTCCTATTCGTGATTAGACTTCCGCCGCACTGGAGAGAATTTAAATTCTTATTGGCTATTCTTCCGTATGCCACTTATGAGAAGAGAAACGCTTTTTGGCATAGTGGCTGGCATCGTTTGATTTATGAGATACGAGGCGAAGATTTGCACGAAATCATGAAGCTATGTTTTCAAAACGATGACGAGGTTACTCAATTTAAGAAAAACGTCATGGCTAATAACAACAGCGTCCTTGACCTTTGTGCATTTCTCCTCCGAGATACGTATTTTAACggtttgaatgattttgtaAGCTTTTTACTGCCCGAAATTCAAGCAGCGAGAAATTTCAAACAGCAATTATTACAGtctacttttttcaaagatcgacatttttattttagtaaGATTTTTATCCAGAAATCGAAAGAATTCGACGAATTTATCAGCGGAGCTTATAACGATGTTGATGTAgccaagaattttaaaaatcaattcgtgtCGTTACCTTCAATCCAAAAACGAATATTGGACTGTGCTTCATTCGTTCCTATTGAACAGCTTATCAAATTTACTGACTTATTTGTTTCGAATGAAGAAATCCTGCTGCAAATAGAAACACGtatagttgatttttcgaaaaaaaggaaCGATTTTCTTGAATCTATGTCTAAGTAG